One window of Rhodopirellula bahusiensis genomic DNA carries:
- a CDS encoding ExeA family protein — translation MSSVEHSFHVPPFPPFPSADRYVPVGSQDEALQRIQRAIEAWEAISLVIGPPGVGKSMLCQLLLKQFAGRREVVVFGDAMLDNPLLFQRHLLTRLNRVQGIHSTPLAPNEDPQFALVERLARSTSEFPGLLLLVDEAQALTPEVLETIRIITNTMSEGQPRVSAVLMGGPKLDETLALPSLEALVQRVATRCYLHPLNGDEAQTYVRRVIEACGSNPSEAITNEAIRAIHQACSGTPRLINQMMTAAIDCAASLNQSIIDNKIVDRAWATLQQLPSPMMDEPTIAEPSSEASNVEFGSLDDSMWNESSSDNQPATASFEFEDANGQDDADLGRRWNDQPLPAEAETPATAEVTQCETQACSTSECSDQACQTTGQCQNEKAESEQQEVAVVDSSEQMIDEQLVCEEATAQCEASGSDIEFGSLSIDCQTYEGDYEMVSDVIGSALASDLPEAADTDEVVETPVAATPTADQLFGEFDDEEEIKPTADSLAASADSVADNDEVASDLETSLHEEILSMRGAANSPLALVSDEANCSDEICEEDDMGAMQNQSAMAASAPVLWMEEDGEDIAVNQDDRDMLVIEDDVQVETAALHHESADLSAGRPVAVDFQAMLAKMRSPQS, via the coding sequence ATGTCTTCGGTTGAACACTCTTTTCACGTGCCACCCTTCCCGCCCTTCCCCAGCGCGGATCGCTACGTCCCCGTTGGCTCGCAGGACGAGGCACTGCAGCGAATCCAACGAGCAATTGAAGCCTGGGAAGCGATTTCGCTGGTCATCGGACCTCCCGGTGTCGGCAAATCGATGCTGTGCCAGCTGTTGCTGAAACAATTCGCCGGTCGCCGCGAAGTCGTGGTGTTTGGCGACGCCATGCTGGACAACCCGCTGTTGTTCCAACGTCACTTGCTGACGCGTCTCAACCGAGTCCAAGGCATCCACTCGACGCCACTGGCGCCGAACGAAGATCCACAGTTCGCCTTGGTGGAACGACTCGCTCGCAGCACGTCGGAATTCCCCGGTCTGTTGTTGCTGGTCGATGAAGCCCAAGCCTTGACTCCCGAGGTCTTAGAAACCATTCGCATCATCACCAACACGATGAGCGAAGGCCAACCGCGTGTCAGTGCCGTTCTGATGGGCGGCCCCAAACTGGACGAGACACTCGCTCTGCCATCGCTCGAAGCACTCGTGCAACGCGTCGCAACCCGATGCTACCTGCACCCGCTCAACGGTGACGAAGCCCAAACCTACGTTCGCCGCGTGATTGAAGCCTGCGGCTCGAACCCAAGCGAAGCGATCACCAACGAAGCGATCCGTGCGATCCACCAAGCTTGCAGCGGCACGCCTCGTTTGATCAACCAAATGATGACCGCCGCAATCGATTGTGCCGCGTCGCTGAACCAAAGCATCATCGACAACAAGATCGTCGATCGTGCCTGGGCAACGCTGCAACAATTGCCCAGCCCGATGATGGACGAACCAACCATCGCGGAACCAAGCTCGGAAGCATCCAACGTCGAATTCGGCTCGCTCGATGATTCGATGTGGAACGAATCCAGCTCGGACAACCAACCAGCGACGGCCTCGTTCGAATTCGAAGATGCCAATGGCCAAGACGACGCTGATCTCGGACGACGTTGGAACGATCAACCGTTGCCAGCAGAAGCCGAAACTCCCGCGACCGCGGAAGTCACCCAGTGCGAAACCCAAGCTTGCAGCACTTCCGAGTGCAGCGATCAAGCGTGCCAAACCACTGGCCAGTGCCAAAACGAAAAGGCAGAGTCCGAACAACAAGAAGTCGCAGTGGTTGACTCGTCCGAACAAATGATCGACGAGCAACTCGTTTGCGAAGAAGCAACCGCACAGTGCGAAGCTTCCGGCAGCGACATCGAATTCGGTTCGCTGAGCATCGACTGCCAAACCTACGAAGGCGACTACGAAATGGTCTCCGACGTCATCGGATCCGCTCTCGCATCGGACTTGCCCGAAGCGGCTGACACGGATGAAGTGGTTGAAACACCCGTCGCCGCGACGCCGACTGCTGACCAATTGTTCGGCGAGTTCGATGACGAAGAAGAAATCAAGCCGACCGCGGACTCGCTGGCCGCTTCAGCCGATTCCGTCGCGGACAACGATGAAGTGGCGTCCGATTTGGAAACCTCGCTGCACGAAGAAATTCTCAGCATGCGTGGTGCGGCCAATTCACCGCTGGCGTTGGTCAGCGACGAAGCAAACTGCTCGGACGAGATCTGCGAAGAAGACGACATGGGTGCGATGCAGAACCAGTCCGCCATGGCAGCCTCGGCTCCCGTGTTGTGGATGGAAGAAGATGGGGAAGACATCGCCGTCAACCAAGACGACCGCGACATGCTGGTCATCGAAGACGACGTGCAAGTCGAAACCGCCGCGTTGCATCACGAATCAGCGGACTTGTCCGCTGGTCGTCCCGTCGCGGTCGACTTCCAAGCCATGTTGGCCAAGATGCGTTCGCCGCAATCTTGA
- a CDS encoding aldehyde dehydrogenase (NADP(+)) — protein MDSFQATCAATGEFLPGEFAEATSTQVDAACERAVDTAIQLREMSPETLGEFLSAVATEVRSRRNDIVSRCELETGYVNARVEGEFDRAAGQLDLFARLAVERPWDRVTTEPADPDRKPFPKPSMSRRFVPVGPVAVFGACNFPLAISVVGNDFVSAIATGNPVIVKSHPSHPGTCELLGDAVKDVVKRMGMPAGTFELLHGRKPETSVRLVSHPAVSAVGFTGSPQGGRALAKAILERENPIPIFAELGSTNPVFLTGDAMATRAASIAEGFAASLRFGNGHMCTKPGVVVIHENDASEFVEVTRGIFAKQPNLPLLSGPVADAFDRGIERLRSAEKVETLFVAEPADSDGPWHRGAHWFGMDAETAIRDGWLHSETFGPVSILVRCRHESELLRVAEQFHGSLTTTLHTETSDNEFAREWRSVSERFAGRIILNGWPTGMEIGSATQHGGPFPASLDGSSTSVGHASLERFVRPVCFQNWPSNRM, from the coding sequence ATGGATTCTTTCCAAGCCACCTGTGCCGCGACCGGCGAATTTCTTCCAGGCGAATTTGCCGAAGCGACGTCAACTCAGGTCGACGCTGCGTGTGAGCGTGCGGTTGATACGGCGATCCAGCTTCGTGAGATGTCACCTGAAACGCTCGGTGAGTTTCTTTCTGCGGTAGCGACCGAGGTTCGATCGCGCCGGAATGACATCGTGTCTCGTTGCGAGCTGGAAACTGGCTACGTCAACGCTCGTGTGGAAGGCGAATTTGATCGAGCGGCCGGGCAACTGGATTTGTTCGCCCGTTTGGCGGTCGAGCGACCCTGGGACCGCGTGACGACCGAGCCCGCTGATCCGGACCGCAAGCCGTTTCCCAAACCCAGCATGTCGCGGCGGTTTGTGCCGGTGGGACCCGTCGCTGTTTTTGGAGCCTGCAATTTTCCGCTAGCGATCTCGGTCGTCGGCAACGATTTCGTATCAGCGATTGCCACCGGCAACCCAGTCATTGTGAAGTCTCACCCGAGTCACCCGGGCACGTGCGAGTTGCTTGGGGATGCGGTCAAGGATGTGGTGAAGCGAATGGGGATGCCGGCGGGCACGTTTGAACTGTTGCATGGACGGAAGCCGGAGACGTCCGTTCGTTTGGTGTCGCACCCAGCCGTTTCGGCGGTCGGATTCACGGGCAGCCCCCAAGGCGGCCGGGCGTTGGCCAAGGCAATCCTGGAGCGAGAAAACCCAATTCCCATTTTCGCGGAATTGGGCAGCACTAACCCGGTCTTTCTCACCGGCGACGCGATGGCGACGCGAGCGGCGTCCATCGCCGAAGGGTTTGCCGCGTCGCTGAGATTCGGAAACGGCCACATGTGCACCAAACCGGGTGTGGTGGTGATTCACGAAAATGATGCCAGCGAATTTGTGGAAGTGACTCGTGGCATCTTCGCCAAACAGCCGAACTTGCCCTTGCTGAGTGGTCCCGTCGCCGACGCGTTCGATCGCGGTATCGAACGATTGCGTTCAGCCGAAAAGGTGGAAACACTGTTTGTGGCTGAACCAGCCGATTCGGATGGCCCGTGGCATCGCGGCGCCCACTGGTTCGGGATGGATGCCGAGACCGCGATTCGTGACGGCTGGCTGCACAGCGAAACGTTTGGCCCGGTTTCTATTTTGGTCCGATGCCGCCACGAGTCAGAATTGCTTCGCGTCGCTGAGCAATTCCATGGATCGTTGACCACCACGCTGCACACAGAAACGTCCGATAATGAATTTGCTCGCGAATGGCGCAGTGTTTCGGAACGTTTTGCTGGCCGAATCATTCTCAATGGCTGGCCCACGGGGATGGAAATCGGCTCGGCAACTCAGCACGGCGGCCCGTTTCCCGCCAGCCTTGACGGAAGCAGCACATCGGTTGGGCACGCCAGTTTGGAACGTTTCGTCCGCCCGGTTTGCTTCCAAAATTGGCCCTCGAATCGTATGTGA
- a CDS encoding protein kinase domain-containing protein, producing MPRPTEDPTEVRTSTSGEIVAKHIGDYQIVRTLGTGGMGEVYLAKHTETQQTVALKVLRHHVADQPRFRRRFQREAELIQALKHDHIVPLLDTGEDAGLPFLTMRLVDGQTLADLILEQRGIDTAERSGVDSQTDTAIMSQALAATDDSANSFEFIAKAIADIADALHFAHSNKIIHRDIKPSNLMLDRNGKLWLTDFGLAFLEDDKTALTMTGDLVGTPAYMSPEQTIGSHSEVTRRSDVYSLGATLYEWATLHRPFSGNREQVLVNVANGSLATPRSLRNDLPLALEAVICKAMSRSPDGRYPTAAAFAEDLRRFAAGKPVHAKMPGWPERLFRWSQQNPLVALASFLGVVTTVVAVLAMQAIYSGQLVRINEQLEKSNDDLIVSNLQLEAREAQLSNQLFISDMSLAFKAYAGNNLYTTKQLLDKHGSQTNPYGARRFAFELLDYLAEPPSSTVLTQHSSPATGLAVSEDGKLVVSVSEGGEVHVVDLESRELLAQYQLLGRLNSVSLSPDNQFFLTGLNDSIGFSPIKLHRVDNGEEVLGLLGHWHSIESTAISPDGKLIATADRYRQIQIHDVEGNLIESLDAGTRNESLDFIGDGHRLVYVNDSKPDREIRVRDLDSKEEVTLPIDVMAAQFAMSKPDPESGQFRTVAQGYGSLSVCDFDQPQPFVQMDLFDATFRCVAISDDGELVYSGTDEGSVYIWRLKDRDFYNQLFRPLLVPAANGRIYDIEVLPEDTETPCFVTSSEDGNVTLWDTQEKMPIRPAHPKAAYPSTPTKQIASAHYGSSDVFLRLNGGVVAHYNPKESHCELSVIALHGTKISDYIAATKDASVVAVSSGTELNLYDVESKKLIKNIPEHYSEKQCRGLHFLGKRLYVLYTEEVLVYELPDYSLAGIIQLPIDNAVYMTRIPFEDALMVVTERALCKVEGMSASFYEKAGSAAEYFKRVVFDSRGDQMAIIRKNRLVEVRTFPEGETVAVLRGHLKQPSDCLFMDDDMTVATTSEEGIVRFWDIESEREFGSLATGKSQDNYLHYFEEADMLMATSAAGPMELWVTDRGADWLASESRDSSNALMASTADETK from the coding sequence GTGCCACGCCCCACCGAAGATCCAACTGAAGTTCGCACTTCGACTTCCGGCGAGATCGTTGCCAAACACATTGGCGACTACCAGATCGTCCGCACGCTTGGCACGGGCGGGATGGGCGAAGTTTATCTGGCAAAGCATACCGAGACGCAACAAACCGTCGCCCTCAAAGTGCTGCGGCACCACGTCGCCGACCAGCCTCGTTTTCGCCGGCGATTCCAACGTGAGGCGGAGTTGATCCAAGCGTTGAAGCACGACCACATCGTGCCGTTGTTGGATACCGGCGAGGACGCGGGTCTGCCATTCTTGACGATGCGTTTGGTCGACGGGCAAACGCTTGCAGATCTGATCCTTGAGCAACGAGGGATCGATACCGCTGAGCGTTCGGGAGTCGACTCGCAAACCGACACCGCGATCATGTCACAAGCTCTCGCGGCGACCGATGACAGTGCGAACTCGTTTGAATTCATCGCCAAGGCGATCGCGGACATCGCTGACGCGTTGCACTTTGCCCACTCGAACAAGATCATTCACCGCGACATCAAACCGTCCAACTTGATGCTCGACCGCAATGGGAAGTTGTGGCTGACTGACTTTGGATTGGCGTTCTTGGAAGATGACAAAACCGCCCTGACGATGACGGGTGACTTGGTTGGAACACCCGCCTACATGAGCCCCGAACAGACGATCGGGTCTCACTCCGAAGTGACGCGTCGATCGGACGTCTACAGTTTGGGAGCGACGCTGTACGAATGGGCGACGCTTCATCGTCCGTTCAGCGGCAATCGTGAACAGGTTCTGGTGAACGTTGCAAACGGAAGTCTGGCAACGCCTCGCAGTCTTCGCAACGATCTACCGCTCGCCCTCGAAGCCGTTATCTGCAAGGCGATGTCACGGTCGCCCGATGGTCGCTACCCAACCGCCGCCGCGTTTGCGGAGGACCTTCGCCGGTTCGCTGCTGGCAAGCCAGTCCACGCGAAAATGCCGGGCTGGCCGGAACGCTTGTTCCGGTGGAGCCAGCAAAATCCGTTGGTCGCCTTGGCATCGTTCCTCGGTGTGGTCACGACCGTTGTTGCCGTCTTGGCAATGCAAGCGATCTACTCGGGGCAATTGGTTCGCATCAACGAGCAGTTGGAAAAGAGCAATGACGATCTGATCGTCTCGAACCTGCAGTTAGAAGCTCGCGAAGCGCAACTGAGCAATCAGCTTTTTATCTCTGATATGTCACTCGCCTTCAAAGCCTACGCAGGGAACAACCTCTACACGACGAAGCAGTTGCTGGACAAGCATGGATCTCAAACCAATCCCTATGGTGCTCGAAGATTTGCATTCGAGTTGCTGGACTATCTCGCGGAGCCGCCGTCTTCGACCGTGCTGACCCAGCACAGTTCTCCTGCCACCGGACTGGCTGTATCCGAAGATGGCAAGCTTGTCGTTTCGGTTTCGGAGGGAGGCGAGGTGCATGTGGTGGACCTCGAGTCACGCGAATTGCTTGCTCAGTACCAGTTGCTTGGGCGTCTCAATTCCGTCTCGCTCAGTCCCGATAATCAGTTTTTTTTGACCGGCCTGAATGATTCCATTGGGTTCAGCCCGATCAAGCTGCATCGCGTCGACAATGGCGAAGAGGTTCTGGGTTTGCTCGGCCACTGGCACTCGATTGAGTCGACCGCGATATCGCCAGATGGAAAGTTGATCGCGACAGCGGACCGCTATCGACAGATCCAGATTCACGATGTTGAAGGCAATTTAATTGAATCTCTCGATGCGGGAACGCGGAACGAGTCATTGGATTTCATCGGTGACGGCCATCGTTTGGTCTATGTCAACGATTCGAAACCAGATCGCGAAATAAGAGTTCGAGATTTGGATTCCAAAGAAGAAGTCACTCTCCCGATCGATGTGATGGCGGCTCAATTTGCGATGTCGAAACCGGATCCTGAATCGGGCCAGTTCCGAACCGTTGCACAGGGATACGGTTCTCTTTCCGTCTGTGATTTCGATCAACCACAGCCGTTTGTTCAGATGGATCTGTTTGATGCGACGTTCCGATGTGTGGCAATCAGCGATGACGGAGAACTGGTCTACTCGGGAACCGACGAAGGGTCTGTCTACATTTGGCGTTTGAAAGACCGGGACTTCTACAACCAATTGTTTCGTCCGCTCTTGGTGCCGGCCGCGAATGGTCGGATCTATGACATCGAGGTTTTACCGGAAGATACCGAAACACCTTGCTTTGTGACGTCTTCTGAAGATGGCAATGTCACTTTGTGGGACACGCAAGAGAAGATGCCAATTCGTCCGGCTCACCCGAAGGCAGCTTATCCGAGCACTCCCACGAAACAGATCGCGTCGGCACACTATGGATCGTCCGATGTTTTTCTTAGGCTCAATGGCGGCGTGGTGGCTCACTACAATCCAAAAGAGAGCCACTGTGAGTTATCTGTGATCGCTCTCCACGGCACAAAAATCAGTGACTATATCGCGGCGACGAAGGATGCCTCGGTCGTTGCGGTGTCGTCTGGGACCGAGCTGAATCTTTACGATGTTGAATCGAAAAAACTCATCAAGAATATTCCCGAGCATTACTCGGAGAAGCAATGTCGCGGCCTTCATTTCTTGGGGAAACGATTGTATGTCCTCTATACCGAAGAGGTGCTGGTCTACGAATTGCCGGACTACTCCTTAGCCGGTATTATCCAGCTTCCGATTGACAATGCGGTTTACATGACGCGGATTCCGTTCGAAGACGCTTTGATGGTCGTCACCGAGCGAGCGCTGTGCAAAGTGGAAGGAATGTCAGCCAGTTTCTACGAGAAGGCTGGGTCCGCTGCGGAGTATTTCAAACGTGTCGTTTTTGATTCTCGCGGAGACCAGATGGCAATCATCCGGAAGAACCGTCTCGTCGAAGTTCGAACGTTCCCAGAAGGCGAAACCGTTGCCGTATTGCGAGGGCATCTCAAGCAACCGAGCGATTGTTTGTTCATGGACGACGACATGACGGTCGCGACCACGAGCGAAGAAGGAATCGTTCGGTTTTGGGACATCGAAAGCGAACGCGAATTTGGATCGCTTGCGACCGGAAAAAGCCAGGACAACTACCTGCACTACTTTGAAGAAGCCGACATGTTGATGGCAACTTCTGCGGCGGGGCCAATGGAGCTTTGGGTGACCGATCGCGGTGCTGATTGGTTGGCTTCCGAATCGCGTGATAGTTCCAACGCACTGATGGCATCGACAGCCGACGAGACGAAATAG
- the folK gene encoding 2-amino-4-hydroxy-6-hydroxymethyldihydropteridine diphosphokinase: protein MARHAIVGVFTGSGYHSRANLSLPRKSTESFMPTQCLISFGSNLGDRRVVIAEAARRVAESGVVAAPCTELSGESPKDSVPRLRTSRLFETPPIGGPGGQSPFLNAVAAFATEASAAEVLDVLQHLEIDLGRKRLVRWGARVIDLDVVLHGRLAGPSVAAGRRGLIGGRGPAGSAKALVVPHPRYTARRFVLEPACDVAADFCDPRFGWTIQDLRDHIAADVPSIALVGGDAKLRQVICQRLSSEHGISVIDPDQPDAAKGLEQWIAAEPPSALRDSKTFREEISPSSQCLPRLLARIQHTTAEDRWPAPHQIWPAGWKWPEYRLEVDDLDWAIGELASAIDSMRCEIHPITEDGHWW, encoded by the coding sequence TTGGCCCGCCACGCCATCGTTGGTGTCTTCACCGGTTCCGGCTATCATTCGCGAGCAAACCTTTCTCTGCCTCGCAAATCGACCGAATCGTTCATGCCCACCCAGTGCCTCATCAGTTTCGGATCGAATCTGGGTGACCGCCGGGTTGTCATTGCCGAAGCGGCACGGCGGGTCGCGGAGTCTGGTGTCGTCGCCGCGCCTTGCACCGAGCTCTCCGGCGAATCCCCCAAGGATTCCGTTCCACGACTGCGAACCAGTCGCTTGTTCGAAACCCCTCCCATCGGAGGACCAGGCGGACAATCACCGTTCCTGAACGCCGTCGCAGCATTCGCGACGGAAGCTTCCGCGGCTGAAGTGCTGGACGTTCTTCAGCATCTGGAGATCGACTTGGGCCGCAAACGTTTGGTTCGTTGGGGTGCCCGAGTGATTGACCTCGACGTCGTTCTACATGGGCGACTGGCCGGGCCATCGGTCGCAGCCGGACGACGTGGATTGATTGGCGGACGAGGCCCCGCGGGCTCCGCCAAAGCCCTGGTGGTCCCGCACCCTCGCTACACCGCCCGACGATTTGTCCTGGAACCCGCTTGCGATGTCGCGGCCGACTTCTGTGATCCTCGCTTCGGTTGGACGATCCAAGACCTTCGCGATCACATCGCGGCCGACGTCCCATCCATCGCGTTGGTCGGCGGTGACGCGAAACTTCGGCAAGTCATTTGCCAACGACTGTCATCGGAACACGGAATCTCCGTGATCGATCCCGATCAACCGGATGCTGCGAAGGGGTTGGAACAATGGATCGCCGCTGAACCGCCCTCGGCCCTGAGAGATTCAAAGACATTTCGCGAAGAGATATCACCTTCTTCGCAGTGCCTGCCAAGGTTGCTCGCCCGAATCCAGCACACAACCGCAGAAGATCGCTGGCCAGCACCGCATCAAATTTGGCCGGCTGGATGGAAGTGGCCCGAATACCGATTAGAAGTCGACGACTTGGACTGGGCCATCGGCGAACTCGCCTCCGCGATCGACTCGATGCGATGCGAAATCCACCCCATCACGGAAGACGGCCACTGGTGGTGA
- a CDS encoding class I SAM-dependent methyltransferase, with protein sequence MKETRASKARKPASTATIDWYDRPQYFDMVFRDETATEMAFLDAAYQRYATGTVSRVYEPGCGSGRLVAASAARGYDVVGLDNNDAMLAYLRRRLQRRKLSAELINGDMTTHVCSPAVDAAFCTFNTFRHMMDEASAIAHLHSVAKSLREGGIYVLGFHCIPLDADPDCTERWKASHGGTNISVTLKVIDFQRRKRRETLRVSIKATQKSGTVERVRSEFPLRLYTPAQAFKLLKSVNDVFEIVGVHDFDYEIEEQREMDDDLTDAVFVLRKR encoded by the coding sequence GTGAAGGAGACTCGAGCGTCGAAGGCACGAAAACCAGCCTCGACCGCGACGATCGACTGGTACGATCGGCCTCAGTACTTCGACATGGTGTTTCGTGATGAAACGGCAACCGAAATGGCATTCCTTGACGCGGCGTACCAGCGTTACGCGACCGGAACCGTTTCGCGAGTTTATGAACCCGGATGTGGCAGCGGTCGTTTGGTGGCCGCCTCAGCAGCCCGCGGGTACGACGTCGTCGGTTTGGACAACAACGACGCAATGCTCGCCTATCTGCGTCGCCGATTGCAACGTCGAAAATTGTCTGCGGAGCTGATCAACGGAGACATGACGACACACGTCTGTTCGCCTGCTGTTGATGCCGCGTTTTGCACGTTCAACACGTTCCGGCACATGATGGACGAAGCCTCGGCGATCGCCCATTTGCATTCCGTTGCCAAATCTTTGCGTGAGGGTGGAATTTATGTTCTCGGGTTTCACTGCATTCCTTTGGACGCGGATCCTGACTGCACCGAACGTTGGAAGGCTTCTCACGGGGGCACCAACATCAGCGTGACATTGAAAGTGATTGATTTCCAACGGCGAAAGCGTCGTGAAACTCTTCGGGTTTCGATCAAAGCCACGCAAAAGAGCGGAACGGTCGAACGAGTCCGAAGTGAGTTTCCGTTGCGGCTCTACACGCCGGCTCAGGCCTTCAAATTGCTGAAGTCGGTCAACGACGTGTTTGAGATTGTCGGTGTGCATGACTTCGACTACGAAATCGAAGAGCAGCGAGAGATGGATGACGATCTGACCGACGCCGTGTTTGTACTGCGAAAACGATAG